The genomic window ATGCTGAAGCAGATCGAGCTGTGGGGGAGCAAGATCATCCCCGCGATCCGGAAGGAACTGCGCAGCGGCCGCAAGGATGCGAGGGTCGCCGGCGAAGCAGTGTCGGCTTGACGTCGGCAAGTCCGAAGGTGTTGGCCATGGCTCACCAGAAGTTTCCGCAAGGAGCCGATCGTCACTCGGTCGATGCCACGGAGTTTCGCCGTGCCATGGGAAATCTGGCCGGCGGCGTCGCCATCGTGGCGACCGGCGCGGATGCCGACCGGCGAGGGCTGACTGTCAGCTCGGTCACCTCGCTCTGCATGGATCCGCCCTGCCTGCTGGTCGGCATCAATGCGAGCTCCGAGACCCATGACGCGATCCTCGCCAATGGCAGCTTTGCCGTCAGCCTGCTCGGCAGCGACCAGCAGGATCTGGCGCTGCGCTTCGCCGGCCGCGACGGCGTCAAGGGTGCCCAGCGTTTTACGACCGCGCCCTGGGACCAAGGCTTGCTCGACGTTCCCGTGTTGCGGGGGGCGATTGGCGCGGTCGAATGCGAGCTCTACCAGCACCAGGCGGTCGGCACTCACGGCATCTTCATCGGCCGGATCGTGGCGACGCGCGGCGGAGACGGCGGCCCTCTGGTCAATTTCCAGGGCGCGCTGTGCACCCTGCTGCATTCGTGATTGAGACGGCGCGAAAGGACAGAACCATGATCATCGCATGCACGTCTAACGAAGTCCGGCTGGCCGAGCCGTCCGACTTCCGCAAATTCAAGCTGGTGCTGAAGGGCGAAGCCGCCGCGCGAGCCGCCACGACGAGAGGAATCACCTTCATCGATGACAACAACGTGCTTGTCCCCATCGATCTTGTCCCGACCCTGCCCGGACGCCCCGATGACAGGACGTGGGATGCGGCTTACGCCGACATGGTTGCGAAGGCTCGTGAGCACGGGTGGATCGAAACGACGACCAATGCAATCCGAGCACATGTCGAACGCGAGCCTTAACTTCGCGCCGTGATATTTTTCCCCTGGAGAACTTCACCAAGGAGGAAATCGGGGAACGGCCCGGCCTCACCGGGGGCACGCGCACTATCGCAGAACGGTCGCTTTAGCGACGCCCTCGCCTTGGAAACAGCCTATCGCGAATGTAGCGCGAGGTCGGAGTCAATCTGGCGCCATGCGGCTTACGCCAAACTGCTCTATCGATCTCCTTCTTGTCGCCAACCTTCAAGCGCCCTGACACTTTCTTTGCCAGGAAAATCGCATCACTCATGCGGCGACCGGACCGGCGATTCTTCGCCTTCACTTCCTTCCAGAGTTTCAGCGGCCCAAGCTTCAGCTTGGGGAGCTCCTCCTTGATCTCACGACGAAGGCAGCGCCTGTCGCTCTCGCCGGCTCGCCGGCGGCCGCCTGGAAACATCCAGAGCCCGTCGCGCCTGCGTCTTACCATCAGGACGCGGCCTTTCTTTGCGACGACCAGCTTCGACGATTTCGCCATCACGACCAGTCCTGCTGCACCTGCTCTGCCAAGCTCTAGGCAAGATAGCCCTCAATCTACGGGCAAATGATCGCCTTGATGATTCCATCTCGTCGCGCGACCTGTTGCTCGAACGCGGCAGGCGTCTGGTCAAGCGAGAAGTGGTGCGTCGCCAGCGGCGTGAGCTTGACCTGCCCTCCCCGCGCAAGCGCGATGGCCCGCGGATAAACCTCCGGCATGCGACGCGAAAACTTGATTGATAAGCCCTTTCGGCGCGACTCCGCACCGCTCAGGACGTACTGGTTGTTCTCGGGAATGCCGACGAGAACGAGCCGGCCGCCGATACGCGCACAGCGCGCCGCATGCTCGAAGCCGTGCGAGGAATCGGTCGCCTCGATCACCAGATCGACGCCGCGGCCTTCGGTGATGTCCCCGACCCCGGCGTAGCTACGGCACGCCACATCCGCACCGAGGTCGCACGCTAGCGTAGTACGCTGCTCGACCGGGTCGATCGCAATGATCTTTCCGGCACCGGCGAGCCGCGCGAGTTGCACCAACAACAACCCCACCGGCCCGCAGCCAAGCACCGCCACGGATTCAAGAAGTCGCGGACGCGCCAGGTCCATGGCATGGATCGCGACGCCGAGCGTCTCCAGGATTGCTGCGCCGGCCGGGTCGATGCTGTCAGGCACCAAATGCACGGCGGATCTGGGCACGCAGACAAATTCGGCCATGGCGCCATTGTGTGGCGCGTACCCGAGGAACTTCACATTGGGGCAAAGATTGGTATGGCCGCGGTGACACCATTCACAATGGCCGCATGGAATGGAAGGATCGACAGCCACCAACGCATCGGCCGAGAGTCCCGCCTTGCGTGCCGAGTCCGGCGTGAGGACGCCCGAGAATTCATGGCCGAGGACGAACGGCCTGACGCGCGTCGGGCCGGTCGTTCCGCCCTCGAGGTAGGAATGCAGATCGCTGCCGCAGACGCCGACCGCCTTGACGCGGACGATGAGATCGTCCTCCGCCACCGGCCTCGGTTCGGGAATATCGAGGACGCGGATATCGCGAATGTCCTGGAGCACCGCAGCGCGCATGTCGACGCCATCTCTCTTTGAGCAATTGTCTAGTGATATTACATATGTAATCATGACGTGACAAATGCTTTTGCGTCTCTCCTGGACAGCACGGTGCGATCGCGCCAGCATCGCGCCAGGGCACGGATTTGACACTCGTTACGAAAACAGGGCTATTTTTGCTTGTCGATCAGCTTCAGCGCGGCGACGGCGGCGTTCTCGTCCGTCACCAGGACCTTACCGATCCGACCGCGCAGCACCGCGGCGATGATCGGCGCCTTGTTGAGGCCCCCGGCAATCAGCATCGAGGTCGGCACGCGCGCCAACTTTTCGAGCGGCAGTGCGATGGCGCGGCTGTTGATGCCGTGATCGATCGGCCGGCCGGATTTGTCGAGAAACTGCGCGAGCACGTCGCCGACGGCGCCTGCGGCCCGCAAATGCTCGATACGTACGTCCGGCGGCAGACCGTGCCGCACCAGCAGCGATCGCGGAGTCAGATCTCCCATGCTCAACAGCGCAAGATCGATCTGCTCGACGCTGTTCAGCACCTCCTGATAGACCTCCTGGGCCAGGAAGGTGTCACGCGAGCGCCGGCTGCTGGCAAAAATCGGGGCGGCCAGATAGCTGCACTGGGCGTGCAGCCGGTGGGCGAGCTCGCCCGCGATTTCGAAGGTGTTGAGCTCGAGTCCGCGCGACAGGCCGCCCATCATGGAGACGATGGAGAGCTCGGGGTAGTCCGCCGGCGTGACGTAGCGGATGGTCTCGCGCAAGGTCGCGCCCCAGCCGATACCGATGATGCGCGGCCGCTTCTGCTCAAGGAATTTCGACAAATACGCTCCCGCCGCCATCCCGATCAGGCTTCCGACCTGCTCGGGGTTCTCCGGGGTCGGGATGACGACTGCATCCTCGAGGCCGCACTCGCGACGCAACCGGTGCTCCAGCTCCGTGCAGCTCGCAAAGGCGGAGTTGAGGCTGATGTTGACGATGCCGGTCTGCCGGGCATCCGACAACATGCGGTTGACGCGGGCACGCGTCAGCCCCAGCCGCTCGCCGATCTCGGCCTGGGTCAGGTTCTCCATGTAGTAGAGCCAGGCGACCCGCAGGATGGTTTGATCAGTCACGGCGCAGCCCCCCGCAGCGGCCTCAAGGCATAATCAGACGTCGG from Bradyrhizobium zhanjiangense includes these protein-coding regions:
- a CDS encoding sugar-binding transcriptional regulator; its protein translation is MTDQTILRVAWLYYMENLTQAEIGERLGLTRARVNRMLSDARQTGIVNISLNSAFASCTELEHRLRRECGLEDAVVIPTPENPEQVGSLIGMAAGAYLSKFLEQKRPRIIGIGWGATLRETIRYVTPADYPELSIVSMMGGLSRGLELNTFEIAGELAHRLHAQCSYLAAPIFASSRRSRDTFLAQEVYQEVLNSVEQIDLALLSMGDLTPRSLLVRHGLPPDVRIEHLRAAGAVGDVLAQFLDKSGRPIDHGINSRAIALPLEKLARVPTSMLIAGGLNKAPIIAAVLRGRIGKVLVTDENAAVAALKLIDKQK
- a CDS encoding NUDIX hydrolase, producing the protein MAKSSKLVVAKKGRVLMVRRRRDGLWMFPGGRRRAGESDRRCLRREIKEELPKLKLGPLKLWKEVKAKNRRSGRRMSDAIFLAKKVSGRLKVGDKKEIDRAVWRKPHGARLTPTSRYIRDRLFPRRGRR
- a CDS encoding flavin reductase family protein, whose product is MAHQKFPQGADRHSVDATEFRRAMGNLAGGVAIVATGADADRRGLTVSSVTSLCMDPPCLLVGINASSETHDAILANGSFAVSLLGSDQQDLALRFAGRDGVKGAQRFTTAPWDQGLLDVPVLRGAIGAVECELYQHQAVGTHGIFIGRIVATRGGDGGPLVNFQGALCTLLHS
- a CDS encoding zinc-dependent alcohol dehydrogenase encodes the protein MRAAVLQDIRDIRVLDIPEPRPVAEDDLIVRVKAVGVCGSDLHSYLEGGTTGPTRVRPFVLGHEFSGVLTPDSARKAGLSADALVAVDPSIPCGHCEWCHRGHTNLCPNVKFLGYAPHNGAMAEFVCVPRSAVHLVPDSIDPAGAAILETLGVAIHAMDLARPRLLESVAVLGCGPVGLLLVQLARLAGAGKIIAIDPVEQRTTLACDLGADVACRSYAGVGDITEGRGVDLVIEATDSSHGFEHAARCARIGGRLVLVGIPENNQYVLSGAESRRKGLSIKFSRRMPEVYPRAIALARGGQVKLTPLATHHFSLDQTPAAFEQQVARRDGIIKAIICP